A DNA window from Engystomops pustulosus chromosome 6, aEngPut4.maternal, whole genome shotgun sequence contains the following coding sequences:
- the COA3 gene encoding cytochrome c oxidase assembly factor 3 homolog, mitochondrial, which yields MAEKGSAQGSGSMDAKQENLTREQIELIRRREMAHWAKNSGKLRTKNIITGLVIGGVVLGIYGYSFFSVAQERFLDELEDEAKVARANYRKTSAN from the exons ATGGCGGAGAAGGGGAGCGCGCAGGGGTCAGGCTCTATGGATGCCAAACAAGAGAACCTCACCAGAGAGCAGATAGAGCTCATCCGCAGGAGGGAGATGGCGCACTGGGCCAAGAACTCCGGGAAGCTgcgcactaaaaatattataaccGGCCTGGTCATCGGGGGCGTCGTGCTGGGGATCT ATGGATACTCCTTCTTTTCTGTGGCTCAAGAAAGGTTTCTGGATGAGCTTGAAGATGAAGCCAAAGTTGCGCGGGCAAATTATCGAAAAACCTCAGCAAACTGA